The Kozakia baliensis genome includes a region encoding these proteins:
- a CDS encoding allantoate amidohydrolase, giving the protein MNAAIDNSIGGARAKARCDELGTTPYSDRPDCLFRPFLGPGHRATLDRIATWMREAGMGVAIDEAGNLIGRYEGAKPEAPALLFGSHVDSVKDGGRYDGMLGVLLGIEAIAAFHQKGKTFPFALEVIGFGDEEGSRFPTYMMGSRAAAGCLQEIDDAVADEEGITLCDALADWGLNAAHFARAKRSNVLAYVEAHIEQAPHLERAGLPLGLVRGIASQYRYRVVFQGQAAHAGTAMHERRDALAASAEAIEAIERIGQRDPIDLVTTVGWLSVGAGAPNIVPGRVEFSVDIRAVELDVREQAAEHIVAALREIGARRGIELEITRTQELTGALCDTRLNTLLDSAIRATAKETPPLLVSQAGHDAMIMAHLAPMTMLFIRCAGGISHNPAESVESVDVEAAHRALVEFVERFGEAA; this is encoded by the coding sequence ATGAACGCGGCGATAGACAATTCCATCGGCGGCGCGCGAGCGAAAGCGCGCTGCGACGAACTCGGGACGACTCCTTATAGCGATCGTCCCGATTGCCTTTTCCGCCCCTTTCTCGGCCCCGGACACCGCGCCACACTGGATCGCATCGCAACCTGGATGCGCGAGGCGGGAATGGGTGTGGCGATCGATGAGGCAGGCAATCTCATCGGCCGCTATGAAGGCGCCAAGCCCGAGGCTCCGGCGCTGCTGTTCGGCTCTCATGTCGATAGCGTCAAAGATGGCGGGCGTTACGATGGCATGTTGGGCGTGTTGCTCGGTATCGAAGCAATCGCCGCTTTTCACCAAAAAGGAAAAACTTTCCCTTTCGCGCTTGAAGTGATCGGCTTCGGCGATGAGGAAGGCTCCCGCTTCCCGACTTATATGATGGGCTCGCGCGCCGCCGCCGGATGCTTGCAGGAAATCGACGATGCCGTGGCGGATGAAGAAGGCATAACGCTGTGCGACGCTTTGGCAGATTGGGGCCTGAACGCAGCGCATTTCGCACGCGCCAAACGCTCCAATGTGCTGGCCTATGTGGAAGCGCATATCGAACAAGCGCCCCATCTGGAACGCGCCGGTTTACCGCTCGGTCTGGTGCGCGGCATTGCCTCCCAATACCGCTATCGCGTCGTTTTCCAAGGGCAGGCAGCCCATGCCGGAACGGCCATGCACGAACGGCGTGACGCGCTGGCCGCCAGCGCCGAAGCGATTGAGGCGATCGAGCGTATCGGTCAGCGCGATCCGATCGATCTGGTGACGACGGTCGGATGGCTCTCGGTCGGCGCGGGTGCGCCCAACATCGTGCCGGGGCGGGTGGAATTCAGCGTCGATATCCGGGCGGTCGAACTGGACGTGCGCGAGCAGGCGGCTGAGCATATCGTGGCGGCACTGCGCGAAATCGGCGCGCGCCGTGGGATCGAACTGGAAATAACGCGCACGCAGGAACTGACCGGCGCGCTATGCGACACACGGCTGAATACGCTACTGGACAGCGCCATTCGCGCCACGGCGAAAGAAACGCCGCCGCTGCTGGTGAGCCAGGCGGGGCATGATGCCATGATCATGGCGCATCTCGCCCCGATGACGATGCTGTTCATCCGCTGCGCGGGCGGGATCAGCCATAATCCGGCGGAATCGGTGGAAAGCGTAGATGTGGAAGCGGCGCATCGCGCCTTGGTGGAATTTGTGGAGCGGTTCGGAGAAGCGGCATGA
- a CDS encoding FAD-binding protein: MTSLVLIEAEGNTIKPASRSVVAAAKRFGDVDVLLVGENGAEAAAKLEGIVRVLHADSTPLLAETIAALIADRAGDYDHIVSAATAYGKNVLPRLAGLLDVQPITEVVEIMDAETFVRPIYAGNALATVRSTDAKKVLTIRNANFEAVALGDSASAPIEKISAAVEVPDAEYIGIEVSHSDRPELESARVVISGGRGLKDAANFKLLEPIADKLNAAIGASRAAVDAGFAPNEMQVGQTGKIVAPELYIAVGLSGAIQHLAGMKDSKVIVAINMDPEAPIFSVADYGLVGDLFEVLPQFQAALGA, from the coding sequence ATGACGTCTCTGGTTCTGATCGAAGCCGAAGGTAACACGATTAAACCCGCCAGCCGTTCCGTCGTGGCGGCAGCCAAGCGCTTCGGCGACGTGGATGTGCTGCTCGTCGGCGAGAACGGCGCGGAAGCGGCGGCGAAGCTGGAAGGGATCGTGCGCGTTCTGCATGCGGATTCCACGCCGCTCCTGGCGGAGACGATCGCAGCGCTGATCGCCGACCGTGCGGGCGATTACGATCATATCGTGAGCGCCGCGACGGCCTACGGCAAAAACGTTCTCCCGCGTCTGGCCGGCTTGCTCGACGTGCAGCCGATTACCGAAGTCGTGGAGATCATGGACGCCGAAACGTTCGTGCGCCCGATCTATGCGGGCAATGCACTGGCGACTGTGCGTTCGACGGATGCGAAGAAGGTTCTGACGATCCGCAACGCGAATTTCGAGGCCGTAGCGCTCGGTGATTCCGCGTCCGCGCCGATCGAGAAAATTTCCGCAGCGGTGGAAGTGCCGGATGCGGAATATATCGGGATCGAAGTCTCCCATTCCGATCGTCCGGAACTGGAATCGGCGCGCGTCGTCATTTCCGGTGGGCGCGGCCTGAAGGACGCGGCGAATTTCAAGCTGCTCGAACCGATCGCCGATAAGCTGAACGCAGCCATTGGCGCCTCGCGCGCTGCGGTGGATGCGGGTTTCGCGCCGAACGAGATGCAGGTCGGGCAGACCGGCAAGATCGTCGCGCCGGAACTCTACATCGCCGTGGGTCTCTCCGGCGCGATCCAACATCTGGCCGGAATGAAGGACAGTAAGGTAATCGTCGCCATCAACATGGACCCGGAAGCGCCGATTTTCAGCGTGGCGGATTATGGTCTGGTCGGCGATTTGTTCGAGGTTCTGCCGCAATTCCAGGCGGCACTCGGCGCTTAA
- a CDS encoding electron transfer flavoprotein subunit beta/FixA family protein: MKILVPVKRVVDYNVKPRVKADGSGVETQGVKMSMNPFDEIAVEEAVRLREKGAASEVVVVTIGVSEAQPILRTAMAMGADRAILVQTDAELEPLSVAKLLKTIVDREDPGLVIMGKQAIDDDMNATGQILAAKLNWPQGTFANTITVADGRVTVVREADGGLETVRLALPAVVTTDLRLNEPRYATMPNIMKARKKPLETIAADTLGVDLTPRLQTVKVVEPPVRKAGVKVASAAELVEKLRDEAKVI, translated from the coding sequence ATGAAGATATTGGTCCCGGTCAAACGGGTGGTCGATTACAACGTCAAGCCGCGCGTCAAGGCGGATGGCAGCGGTGTCGAGACGCAAGGCGTCAAGATGTCGATGAACCCGTTCGACGAAATCGCAGTCGAAGAAGCCGTGCGCCTGCGTGAAAAAGGTGCGGCAAGCGAAGTGGTGGTCGTAACCATCGGCGTATCCGAAGCGCAGCCGATCTTGCGCACGGCCATGGCGATGGGTGCGGACCGCGCCATCCTCGTGCAGACCGATGCCGAGTTGGAGCCGCTGAGCGTCGCCAAATTGCTCAAAACCATTGTCGATCGCGAAGATCCGGGCCTGGTCATCATGGGCAAGCAGGCGATCGACGACGATATGAACGCCACCGGTCAAATTTTGGCAGCCAAGCTGAACTGGCCGCAAGGTACGTTCGCCAACACCATCACAGTGGCCGATGGCCGCGTGACGGTCGTGCGCGAAGCCGATGGCGGGCTGGAGACGGTGCGCCTGGCGCTTCCGGCGGTAGTCACCACCGATCTGCGCTTGAACGAGCCGCGCTACGCCACCATGCCCAACATCATGAAAGCGCGCAAAAAACCATTGGAGACCATTGCCGCCGATACGCTGGGCGTGGATCTGACGCCGCGCCTGCAAACGGTGAAGGTCGTGGAACCGCCGGTGCGCAAGGCGGGCGTAAAGGTGGCGAGCGCCGCCGAATTGGTCGAAAAGCTGCGTGACGAAGCGAAGGTGATCTGA
- a CDS encoding electron transfer flavoprotein-ubiquinone oxidoreductase — translation MTDIEREEMEFDAVVVGGGPAGLSAAIRLRQLMPDATICLIEKGSEIGAHIVSGAVIEPRALQELLPDWKERGAPLRTQVTEEHVLFLTEKRAIDIPFIDKLMPAMNNHGNYVVSLGEVCRWLGAQAEEMGIEIYPGFSGADLFIENGRVCGIVTGDMGVTREGEPGPNFAPGMILRARQTILAEGVRGSLSKRAMVQYNLRKGIDPQTYGLGIKEVWEIPAENHRPGLVQHSFGWPLDDHTYGGAWLYHFGENLVSYGFVTGLDYRNTWLSPFNETQRVKMHPAFAKHFEGGRRVAYGARALSEGGFQSIPRLSFPGGVLTGDSAGFLNMPKIKGTHTAMKSGMLAAEAVAEALQSDGPDEATSYTRRFKSSWLFKELHEARNVRPAFAKWGMKLGALYAGIDSLIFRGRAPWTLHFKHADNETLKPADETRHIEYPKPDGKLTFDLSSSVFLSGTNHEEDQPVHLKLRDPSLWTAVNWGEYRSPESRYCPAGVYEAVPDDTEKEMRLQINAQNCVHCKTCDIKDPAQNIDWCTPEGGGGPNYPVGM, via the coding sequence ATGACGGATATCGAACGCGAAGAGATGGAGTTCGACGCAGTGGTGGTCGGCGGTGGACCCGCTGGGCTTTCCGCCGCGATCCGGCTGCGCCAGCTTATGCCTGACGCTACGATCTGCCTCATCGAAAAAGGCAGCGAAATCGGCGCGCATATCGTCTCCGGCGCGGTCATCGAACCGCGCGCGCTTCAGGAACTTCTCCCGGACTGGAAGGAACGCGGCGCGCCGTTGCGCACCCAAGTGACGGAAGAGCATGTGCTGTTCCTCACTGAAAAACGCGCCATCGATATTCCGTTCATCGATAAGCTGATGCCCGCGATGAACAACCACGGCAACTACGTGGTTTCGCTTGGGGAAGTCTGCCGCTGGCTCGGTGCCCAGGCGGAAGAAATGGGCATCGAGATCTATCCCGGTTTCTCCGGCGCGGATTTATTCATCGAGAACGGGCGCGTCTGCGGCATCGTCACCGGTGATATGGGCGTCACGCGCGAGGGAGAACCAGGGCCGAATTTCGCCCCCGGCATGATCCTGCGCGCTCGGCAGACCATCCTGGCCGAAGGCGTGCGCGGTTCGCTCAGCAAACGCGCCATGGTGCAATATAATTTGCGCAAGGGCATCGACCCGCAGACCTATGGCCTGGGCATCAAGGAAGTTTGGGAAATTCCGGCGGAGAACCATCGCCCCGGCCTCGTGCAACACAGCTTCGGCTGGCCGCTGGACGACCATACCTATGGCGGAGCGTGGCTCTACCATTTCGGGGAAAACCTCGTCTCTTACGGCTTCGTCACGGGTCTGGATTATCGCAACACGTGGCTTTCGCCCTTCAACGAAACGCAGCGCGTCAAAATGCATCCGGCCTTCGCCAAGCATTTCGAAGGCGGTCGGCGCGTGGCCTATGGCGCGCGTGCACTTTCCGAAGGCGGCTTTCAGTCCATTCCGCGTCTGTCTTTCCCCGGCGGCGTGCTGACGGGCGATTCCGCCGGTTTCCTCAACATGCCCAAAATCAAGGGCACGCATACGGCCATGAAATCCGGCATGCTGGCGGCCGAAGCCGTGGCGGAAGCCCTGCAAAGCGATGGGCCGGACGAGGCGACCAGCTATACGCGCCGTTTCAAAAGTTCCTGGCTTTTCAAAGAACTGCACGAGGCGCGCAACGTGCGCCCGGCCTTCGCCAAATGGGGCATGAAGCTCGGCGCGCTCTATGCGGGGATCGATAGCCTGATTTTTCGGGGTCGTGCGCCCTGGACGCTGCATTTCAAACATGCGGATAACGAAACGCTGAAACCGGCGGACGAAACGCGGCACATCGAATACCCTAAGCCGGACGGCAAGCTGACCTTCGATTTGTCGTCTTCCGTTTTCCTCTCCGGCACCAACCATGAGGAGGACCAGCCGGTTCACCTCAAGCTGCGTGACCCATCGCTATGGACGGCGGTCAATTGGGGAGAGTATCGCTCCCCCGAAAGCCGCTATTGCCCCGCTGGTGTTTACGAAGCAGTGCCGGACGACACGGAGAAGGAGATGCGCCTGCAGATCAATGCGCAAAATTGCGTGCATTGTAAGACATGCGACATCAAGGACCCGGCTCAGAACATCGATTGGTGCACGCCGGAAGGTGGCGGCGGGCCGAACTATCCAGTCGGCATGTGA
- the trmB gene encoding tRNA (guanine(46)-N(7))-methyltransferase TrmB, whose protein sequence is MTDTTLKPQPERLYGRQRGHPLRARQQRLLDEALPRLRLNLAQAANPHAAFTGDDVCAVWLEIGFGGGEHALGQSEANPDIGYIASEVFENGLCSLLSRLVPEGQEDSIEPPPHFRIWPEDARQLLKALPDASLDRVYLMFPDPWPKARHAKRRFVHPENIKELARILRPGGVWRIASDHPVYQDWVTEVMGAQDLFDAPAPAQGERPEGWSPTRYEAKAHREGRVPFYWTFTRRDR, encoded by the coding sequence CTGACGGATACGACTCTCAAGCCGCAGCCTGAGCGGCTTTACGGCCGCCAGCGCGGCCACCCGCTACGCGCTCGCCAGCAACGCCTGCTGGATGAGGCGTTGCCGCGTCTGCGCTTGAACCTAGCGCAGGCGGCCAATCCGCACGCCGCCTTCACGGGCGACGATGTGTGCGCCGTCTGGTTGGAAATCGGCTTCGGCGGGGGCGAGCACGCCCTCGGTCAATCTGAAGCCAATCCGGATATCGGCTACATCGCCTCCGAAGTTTTCGAAAACGGATTATGTTCACTGCTGTCCCGGCTTGTTCCGGAAGGGCAGGAGGACAGCATCGAACCGCCACCGCATTTCCGCATCTGGCCGGAAGATGCGCGGCAATTGCTGAAGGCCTTGCCAGATGCCAGCCTGGACCGGGTTTATCTCATGTTCCCCGATCCCTGGCCGAAGGCACGCCACGCCAAGCGGCGCTTCGTTCATCCCGAAAATATAAAGGAACTGGCGCGCATCTTGCGTCCCGGCGGCGTCTGGCGCATTGCGAGCGATCATCCCGTCTATCAGGATTGGGTGACGGAAGTAATGGGCGCGCAAGATTTATTCGATGCGCCAGCCCCGGCGCAAGGCGAACGCCCCGAAGGCTGGTCGCCCACACGTTACGAAGCCAAGGCCCACCGCGAAGGCCGCGTGCCGTTCTATTGGACGTTTACGCGGCGCGATCGCTGA
- the metK gene encoding methionine adenosyltransferase: protein MRNYGDFQFTSESVSEGHPDKVSDRISDTVLDAYLAADPEARVACETLCTTNRVILAGEVRGPASITQDLLIDRAREAIKDIGYEQEGFSWKTAEITSLLHAQSADIAVGVDSAGDKDEGAGDQGIMFGFATRETEHLMPAPLFYAQTILEKIRDYRKSGDARGVGLLPDAKSQVTLRYVDGKPVGATSVVISTQHIEGMRQNTIREMLREVVREVLPEGWMCPEDEFYVNPTGNFVIGGPDGDAGLTGRKIIVDTYGGAAPHGGGAFSGKDPTKVDRSAAYAARYLAKNVVASGLADRCTLQVSYAIGVSKPLSVYVDLDGTGKDIDEAKLGNVLREVMDLSPRGIRRHLRLNRPIYAKTAAYGHFGRVPDPALDNFTWEQTDLVDALRGAFNR, encoded by the coding sequence GTGCGCAACTACGGCGATTTTCAATTCACATCGGAATCCGTTTCCGAAGGTCATCCCGATAAAGTCTCGGATCGCATCAGCGATACCGTTCTCGATGCCTATTTGGCGGCTGATCCGGAAGCTCGCGTTGCGTGCGAAACATTGTGCACGACCAACCGCGTTATTCTCGCCGGTGAAGTGCGCGGCCCCGCCTCTATCACGCAGGATCTCCTGATCGACCGCGCTCGCGAAGCGATCAAGGATATCGGCTACGAGCAAGAGGGGTTCTCCTGGAAGACGGCGGAAATCACGTCTCTCCTGCATGCGCAGTCCGCCGACATCGCCGTCGGCGTCGATAGCGCAGGCGATAAGGACGAAGGCGCGGGCGACCAGGGCATCATGTTCGGTTTTGCAACGCGCGAGACCGAGCATCTGATGCCTGCGCCGCTGTTCTATGCGCAGACCATCCTCGAAAAAATTCGCGATTATCGCAAAAGCGGCGATGCACGCGGCGTGGGCCTGCTACCGGACGCCAAGAGCCAGGTGACGCTGCGTTACGTGGACGGCAAGCCGGTGGGGGCAACCTCGGTCGTGATCTCCACGCAGCATATCGAAGGCATGCGCCAGAACACGATCCGCGAAATGCTGCGCGAAGTCGTGCGCGAAGTTCTGCCGGAAGGCTGGATGTGCCCGGAAGACGAGTTCTACGTGAATCCGACCGGCAATTTCGTCATCGGCGGTCCGGACGGCGACGCTGGCCTGACGGGACGCAAGATCATCGTGGACACGTACGGCGGTGCGGCCCCGCATGGCGGCGGCGCGTTCTCCGGTAAGGACCCGACCAAGGTGGACCGTTCGGCAGCCTATGCCGCGCGCTATCTGGCGAAGAACGTCGTGGCTTCCGGCTTGGCCGATCGCTGCACCCTACAGGTCAGCTACGCCATCGGCGTTTCCAAGCCGCTTTCCGTCTATGTCGATCTGGACGGCACCGGTAAGGACATAGACGAAGCGAAGCTTGGCAATGTGCTGCGTGAAGTCATGGATCTCAGCCCACGTGGCATTCGCCGCCATCTGCGTCTGAACCGCCCGATCTACGCCAAGACCGCGGCTTACGGCCATTTCGGCCGCGTGCCCGATCCGGCGCTGGACAACTTCACCTGGGAACAGACCGATCTGGTCGATGCCCTGCGTGGCGCTTTCAACCGCTGA